The following proteins are co-located in the Phaeodactylum tricornutum CCAP 1055/1 chromosome 2, whole genome shotgun sequence genome:
- a CDS encoding predicted protein (This ion channel sequence clusters in bacterial (ERiC etc) group of chloride channels. Ortholog in T.pseudonana (Tp_96497 and Tp_4666). Predicted 10 TM domains. HP plot suggests possible '5 extension required, this is supported by EST.), producing MYFRPFVMVIWHSCFFFMELICSVSSLPPTIVRHRPMGIGLLNEHRRSHLRRTARDVHSKDSTGKYYSDILGRQEPNLPEKQISDRLKYAEGIQEVLAKPMHVGTSLKFRPTAYDLFQAGIVGIFTGFSVALFKLSINAVKSLCYRQIFFQTNPVLMVTVPAMGGAAVGVLMLLGDFPPGLRGTVIEVDKESQGTVQKLRDRVQTQFRFLRKSAAATVTLGTGCSLGPEGPCVEIGMDVARSCMDISRRTAERQRLWNRMLLSCGAAAGVSAGFNAPIAGTFFALEIMHRMFSSIDGEENADKDASAGLSSLNTATIAPVLIASVMSALCARTLLGDHLVLALGGSYSLKKPLIELPLYMVLGLVSGTVSFAFSRAANLSQAVFVGDYGSDRFRMGVRSLSPAFKPVIGGILCGLVGIKFPQILFFGYDCLNPLLANNSLPTPLLLSLLAAKISITAISAGSGLVGGTFAPSLFLGAVTGAAFHNIVSSILYCGLGLSAASGPLLADVPAYAMVGAGSVLAALFRAPLTACLLLFEVTRDYDVILPLMASAGFGSVFADVLDGKFSRAQKRRRLRRDKDAVSWGDLSS from the coding sequence ATGTACTTTCGTCCTTTTGTGATGGTCATTTGGCATTCttgtttcttctttatgGAGCTAATTTGCTCTGTATCTAGCCTGCCCCCAACAATAGTCCGGCATCGTCCTATGGGTATTGGCTTGTTGAACGAGCATCGTCGTAGTCATCTTCGTCGGACAGCGCGTGACGTGCACTCAAAGGATTCTACGGGAAAGTACTATTCAGATATATTGGGCCGGCAAGAACCTAACTTGCCTGAAAAGCAAATAAGCGACCGTCTAAAGTACGCGGAAGGTATTCAGGAGGTTCTGGCAAAACCCATGCACGTGGGGACTTCGCTAAAATTTCGACCTACTGCGTACGATTTATTTCAAGCTGGAATTGTAGGGATTTTCACGGGATTTTCTGTCGCACTGTTCAAGCTTTCAATCAATGCCGTGAAGAGCCTGTGTTACCGTCAAATTTTTTTTCAAACAAACCCAGTCTTGATGGTCACTGTGCCGGCTATGGGTGGTGCAGCTGTCGGAGTCTTGATGCTTCTCGGGGATTTCCCTCCTGGTCTTCGCGGAACGGTTATTGAAGTAGATAAAGAATCCCAAGGTACCGTCCAGAAGTTGCGAGATCGTGTACAGACTCAATTTCGCTTTCTGCGAAAGTCTGCTGCGGCCACTGTCACTTTAGGAACAGGGTGTAGTCTTGGGCCTGAAGGGCCGTGTGTCGAAATTGGAATGGATGTGGCGCGCAGCTGTATGGATATTAGCCGACGCACAGCAGAGCGCCAGCGCCTATGGAACCGTATGCTCTTGTCTTGCGGAGCAGCTGCTGGCGTTTCGGCAGGCTTTAACGCACCGATCGCGGGTACTTTCTTTGCGCTGGAAATTATGCACCGAATGTTTTCTTCAATTGATGGTGAGGAAAACGCAGACAAAGATGCCTCCGCCGGGCTGAGTTCTCTGAACACGGCGACCATTGCTCCCGTTCTAATCGCTTCGGTCATGTCAGCTTTATGCGCAAGAACTCTACTCGGAGACCATCTCGTACTAGCCCTAGGCGGTTCTTACTCTCTCAAAAAGCCTCTGATTGAATTACCGTTGTACATGGTTCTCGGGCTCGTATCCGGAACCGTTTCCTTTGCTTTTAGCCGAGCTGCCAACCTCAGCCAAGCTGTGTTTGTCGGGGATTATGGAAGCGATCGCTTTCGAATGGGAGTGCGTAGCCTGTCACCTGCGTTCAAGCCCGTCATTGGTGGCATTCTTTGTGGGCTCGTTGGAATCAAGTTCCCGCAAATCCTTTTTTTTGGATATGATTGCTTGAACCCACTTCTAGCCAACAACTCTTTGCCAACACCCCTACTTCTTTCCCTCCTGGCAGCAAAGATATCTATTACAGCAATTTCCGCTGGCTCTGGACTAGTCGGCGGCACTTTTGCTCCGTCGCTATTTTTGGGAGCAGTAACTGGCGCTGCATTTCACAACATTGTTTCGAGCATTCTCTATTGTGGCCTTGGCCTGAGTGCTGCTTCAGGACCTTTACTTGCCGACGTCCCGGCCTATGCCATGGTAGGAGCGGGATCTGTACTTGCTGCTCTCTTTCGAGCACCTTTGACAGCTTGCTTGCTTCTCTTTGAAGTAACCCGCGACTATGACGTTATTCTCCCATTGATGGCGAGTGCTGGCTTTGGCAGTGTCTTCGCGGATGTTTTAGATGGAAAGTTCAGCAGAGCTCAGAAGAGAAGAAGGCTTCGTCGAGATAAAGATGCAGTATCTTGGGGCGACCTGTCAAGCTAG